The Lucilia cuprina isolate Lc7/37 chromosome 5, ASM2204524v1, whole genome shotgun sequence genome includes a window with the following:
- the LOC111686393 gene encoding arginine-glutamic acid dipeptide repeats protein produces MAASTQGEIRVGPGHQVNDVYAKLPDYNPISSFPVDKENDERELEIPRWSPGAMADGDLLMFLRAARSMAAFQGMCDGGLEEGIVAATRDDTTINAHDVLHDNGYDPGKALQALVKAPLTKSIEKKWCEDEIKKFIKGLRQFGKNFFRIQKDLLPHKETPELVEFYYLWKKTPSANSNRPHRRRRQSALRRNRVTRASNTPPKKEDTPEPQSAASAATTTATTTASTASADKGRASPVVNKEETSSLTEDDVSECDSDSSLTHKRDESPSRMRTRNKQQNTTGTTAKCDQTQVTQPQPTANGKRPKRGAETPDNVAGAAAGAATGTAAGESPKTPTKPVAESAANKRKTGRQETPSKKKRSDTEGSVGSAVSATDTPDESDNNGGPAPISAGPKDKRKRAESPVESTNSDSRSDSAMDDGESNNTDSGEQQSNKDSKESSSSKEENSSSGNSEIESSTKSDKNLIPKTESKVSDIDIKDKIKNVDEETNIQAPTMVTDTSLKDKEPKEDPLAIPTTKPLPQAVVVSAPLPPLKVPTVEALNASVERKELAKAEMMDTGDMPKDMLKKLANMKQEISTPPQMPPQPPLAPPQPQSIIPEVVYFKKEPKDLDSACNQNSNEPQDLKVKIEVKSEDIKPPIMGLPPAIPPPSSQAPMSLTTKRDGTEPPSPLSLNQHQQPPPHMQHPHAPGPPPGYIVEGGQLKFAPPSQQQQPPQGPPTSMPNDSSMPPCSGPQTGPPPPQQPKYANEMDHKFPDGIKYEPGKFVPQDLKYTPGQLDTLKYSQEMQAAAAAAAAAAGKFDMKFMIEQQGGKFPGDLSAHAQPPTGKPPYGSAGDIAMKHPDLKGGYPPTSLGPPPVSSASASSDNAPPPHKYMGGHLEQQPPPSHGQPPGATPPPGIAMPKPHYEHQVQHPLARPPFESAAGLMMKYGDPMVGKYGPQDMKYPPPQGPPTDMSTGGMKPSPYGENLIKPSPYGSGPPETGLKQSPHMTPPPVSSASALMASPLSKMYGPQSGQRGLGASPPPHLRPGASPPVIRHPQMPLPLPLIPAGAGMPPMGVHPGQSPYPHPLLHPSMFYSPHHHNPFNSPYGYGPYGPGFPAYMKPPGGPGGPLDPAAVMAAAHHQGLPGPPPTRPDDPALLAAQEKQKQQQQHQQQQQQQHQQQMQQQHQQQQQQQHQQQMQQQHQQQQQQQHQQQQQQQQQQQQQQQQQQMQQQHQQNKPPTPKTPQGNNSNINSGGPNGPPGSQQSTPTGLPPAGYPGSHIPGYPPPPHSSPFQEIGKPHILQPTSHMDALRAHAHSASSGLGGPPPPHHHPTEPLPIEIEPDPEPEIPSPTHNIPRGPSPEAKPDDTECHRSQSAIFVRHIDRGDYNSCTRTDLIFKPVADSKLARKREERDRKLAEKERERRQQQQMQQQQQQQQAAAAQQAAQQAKLKAELKPPYTDTPALRQLSEYARPHVGFSPVEQMVPYHHPMGPMYSRERELEEIKNAQAAAAGQSRLDPHWMEYYRRGLHPSQFPMYANPAAISQMERERLGIPPPHHVGLDPNEHMIRLTREYHAHAHSHTHLHLPLPPQQQPPEAGFQLPPNVGQFPRPNMLMPREPHSDVLLRMSYADQLQAAEFQRQSLHDQYFRQRPR; encoded by the exons ATGGCGGCCTCCACTCAAGGAGAAATTCGAGTGGGTCCCGGCCACCAGGTAAACGATGTCTAT gCAAAACTGCCCGATTATAATCCAATTTCAAGCTTCCCTGTTGACAAGGAAAACGACGAACGTGAATTAGAAATACCAAGATGGAGTCCCGGTGCTATGGCAGATGGAGATCTTTTAATGTTCTTGCGTGCAGCTCGTTCAATGGCTGCATTTCAAG GAATGTGTGATGGCGGTCTAGAAGAAGGTATTGTGGCAGCAACACGTGATGACACAACTATTAATGCACATGACGTT TTACATGATAACGGTTACGACCCAGGTAAAGCACTTCAAGCACTTGTAAAAGCACCTCTTACCAAAAGCATTGAAAAGAAGTGGTGTGAggacgaaataaaaaaattcattaaaggCCTTAGACAATTTggcaaaaacttttttagaatCCAAAAGGATTTATTACCCCATAAAGAGACACCCGAACTAGTTGAATTCTACTATTTGTGGAAGAAGACACCGAGCGCGAATAGCAATCGCCCGCATCGTAGACGCCGCCAAAGTGCATTGCGTCGCAATCGTGTTACACGGGCAAGTAATACACCTCCCAAAAAGGAGGATACACCAGAACCACAATCTGCTGCATCAGCCGCAACAACGACGGCGACGACGACGGCGTCGACGGCGAGTGCAGACAAAGGTCGCGCTTCGCCAGTTGTCAATAAGGAGGAGACCAGTTCTCTGACTGAAGACGACGTAAGCGAGTGCGACAGCGATTCAAGTTTAACCCATAAAAGGGATGAATCACCGTCTAGAATGAGGACGAGAAATAAACAACAGAATACAACCGGCACAACGGCGAAGTGCGATCAGACACAGGTGACGCAGCCACAGCCTACGGCTAATGGCAAGCGTCCTAAGCGTGGTGCTGAAACACCGGATAATGTTGCTGGCGCCGCAGCAGGAGCGGCAACAGGAACGGCTGCGGGAGAAAGTCCTAAAACGCCTACTAAACCCGTGGCCGAGAGTGCGGCGAATAAACGTAAGACTGGTCGTCAAGAGACACCCAGTAAAAAGAAACGTAGCGATACAGAAGGCTCAGTGGGTTCTGCGGTGAGTGCCACTGACACACCCGATGAGAGTGATAACAATGGCGGTCCTGCACCTATTTCTGCCGGTCCTAAAGATAAACGCAAACGCGCAGAAAGTCCGGTGGAAAGCACAAATTCCGATAGTCGTTCAGACTCTGCCATGGATGATGGCGAGTCTAACAACACCGATTCGGGCGAACAGCAATCTAACAAAGACAGTAAAGAGAGTTCGTCTAGCAAAGAAGAGAATAGTAGTAGTGGCAATAGTGAAATTGAATCATCCACCAAAAGTGATAAGAATCTTATACCGAAAACTGAATCAAAAGTTTCCGATATCGATATTAAagataaaatcaaaaatgtCGACGAAGAAACCAATATACAGGCACCAACTATGGTTACTGATACAAGTCTTAAAGACAAGGAACCCAAAGAAGATCCCTTAGCTATACCTACCACAAAACCATTGCCACAAGCCGTTGTAGTTAGCGCACCCCTTCCGCCATTAAAGGTGCCTACGGTGGAGGCGCTAAACGCGTCTGTTGAACGCAAAGAGTTGGCTAAAGCGGAAATGATGGATACTGGTGATATGCCAAAAGATATGCTGAAGAAACTGGCCAATATGAAACAGGAAATATCCACACCTCCTCAGATGCCACCTCAGCCACCATTAGCACCCCCGCAGCCGCAAAGCATTATACCAGAGGTTGTTTACTTTAAGAAAGAACCTAAGGATCTAGATTCGGCCTGTAATCAAAATAGTAATGAACCTCAAGATCTCAAAGTTAAAATTGAGGTTAAGAGCGAAGACATCAAGCCGCCAATTATGGGCTTGCCACCGGCGATACCGCCACCAAGCAGCCAGGCTCCCATGTCTTTGACTACAAAGCGAGATGGTACTGAACCACCATCACCGCTGTCACTAAATCAACATCAACAACCTCCACCACATATGCAACATCCTCATGCACCTGGACCTCCACCAGGTTACATAGTCGAGGGTGGTCAACTCAAATTTGCACCACCttcacaacaacagcagccTCCACAAGGCCCACCCACATCTATGCCTAACGACAGTTCTATGCCGCCATGCAGTGGTCCCCAAACAGGTCCTCCACCACCACAACAACCAAAATATGCTAATGAAATGGATCATAAGTTCCCAGATGGCATTAAATACGAACCGGGCAAATTTGTACCACAAGATCTTAAATATACACCTGGGCAATTAGATACTCTTAAATATAGCCAGGAAATGCAAgcagctgcagcagcagcagcggcGGCCGCTGGCAAGTTTGATATGAAGTTTATGATAGAACAACAAGGAGGAAAGTTTCCCGGCGATTTGTCGGCTCATGCACAACCGCCTACGGGCAAACCGCCTTACGGTAGTGCAGGCGATATAGCAATGAAACACCCCGATCTTAAGGGCGGTTACCCACCTACCAGCCTTGGACCTCCACCAGTGAGCAGTGCTTCTGCATCAAGTGATAATGCACCTCCCCCACACAAATATATGGGCGGTCATTTAGAACAACAGCCACCACCCTCACATGGACAGCCACCAGGAGCCACTCCACCGCCTGGCATTGCTATGCCAAAGCCACACTATGAACATCAGGTACAGCATCCTTTGGCCAGACCACCATTTGAGTCGGCAGCCGGTCTAATGATGAAATATGGCGATCCAATGgtgggtaaatatgggcctcaAGATATGAAGTATCCACCACCACAGGGACCACCTACCGATATGAGCACGGGCGGTATGAAACCTTCGCCGTATGGTGAAAATCTCATTAAACCTTCTCCTTATGGTAGTGGCCCACCTGAAACGGGATTAAAA CAATCACCCCATATGACTCCTCCACCAGTATCGAGTGCTTCCGCTTTGATGGCCAGTCCTTTGAGCAAGATGTATGGTCCTCAATCAGGCCAACGAGGTTTAGGAGCATCACCGCCACCTCACTTAAGACCTGGCGCCTCACCACCGGTCATACGTCATCCGCAAATGCCACTGCCATTGCCTCTGATACCTGCTGGAGCTGGAATGCCACCAATGGGAGTACATCCCGGTCAATCACCTTATCCTCACCCGCTTTTACATCCATCAATGTTTTACTCTCCTCATCACCATAATCCATTCAATTCGCCATACGGTTATGGTCCTTATGGACCAGGTTTCCCAGCATATATGAAGCCTCCCGGAGGTCCGGGTGGTCCTTTAGATCCGGCAGCAGTAATGGCGGCAGCTCATCATCAAGGTTTGCCTGGACCACCACCAACCAGACCAGATGATCCTGCTTTATTAGCTGCACAGGAAAAAcagaaacagcaacaacagcatcaacaacaacaacagcagcagcaccaacaacaaatgcaacaacagcatcaacaacagcagcagcaacaacatcaacaacaaatgcagcaacagcatcaacaacagcagcagcaacagcatcaacaacaacagcaacaacaacaacagcagcaacaacagcagcagcagcaacaaatgcaacaacagcatcaacaaAATAAACCGCCAACACCAAAGACACCACAGGGCAATAATAGCAATATTAATAGTGGTGGACCGAATGGACCACCGGGCAGTCAGCAATCTACGCCTACCGGTCTACCACCAGCTGGTTATCCGGGTTCGCATATACCAGGTTATCCGCCACCACCGCATTCATCACCCTTTCAAGAAATCGGTAAACCACACATACTCCAGCCAACTTCACATATGGATGCATTACGAGCTCATGCTCATTCGGCCAGTTCTGGTCTAGGAGGACCACCACCTCCACATCATCATCCCACAGAACCAT TGCCCATTGAAATTGAGCCTGATCCGGAGCCGGAAATACCTAGTCCAACGCACAATATACCACGTGGTCCTAGTCCCGAAGCCAAACCCGATGATACCGAATGTCATCGTTCTCAATCGGCTAT ttttgtacGCCATATCGATCGCGGTGATTATAACTCCTGCACCAGAactgatttaatatttaaaccagTGGCCGACTCTAAATTGGCACGTAAACGTGAGGAACGTGATCGTAAATTAGCTGAAAAGGAAAGAGAACGTAGAcag caacaacaaatgcaacagcagcagcaacaacagcaagcTGCTGCTGCTCAACAGGCAGCACAACAAGCAAAACTTAAAGCGGAACTTAAACCACCATATACGGATACACCAGCCTTGCGACAACTTTCTGAATATGCTAGACCACATGTTGGTTTTAG cCCTGTTGAACAGATGGTACCCTATCATCATCCAATGGGGCCCATGTATAGTAGAGAAag AGAATTGGAGGAAATCAAAAACGCACAAGCGGCAGCAGCTGGTCAATCACGTTTAGATCCTCATTGGATGGAATACTATAGACG TGGTTTACATCCCTCACAATTTCCCATGTATGCTAATCCAGCGGCCATATCACAAATGGAAAGAGAACGTTTGGGTATACCTCCTCCACACCATGTGGGCTTAGATCCCAATGAACATATG ATACGATTGACGAGAGAATATCATGCACATGCGCATTCTCATACTCATTTACATTTGCCTTTGCCCCCACAGCAGCAACCACCGGAGGCCGGATTTCAACTACCAC